From Tursiops truncatus isolate mTurTru1 unplaced genomic scaffold, mTurTru1.mat.Y mat_scaffold_129_arrow_ctg1, whole genome shotgun sequence, one genomic window encodes:
- the LOC117310692 gene encoding melanoma-associated antigen 8-like, with amino-acid sequence MSELRQPEADLEAPVPAQGPVEAPLLGAAGEEAASPSSSASPGAPSFSAYADPLSREALVALMADLVGFLLVKFRTGEPTSEAEMLSTVVREHRDHFPVVYSHACECLLLAFGLAVKEVDPRERTYVLVPTLGLTWDAVLSDWQRTPEASLPLLVLTMVTLFGDRVPEEEVWGKLGTLGFCGGRELLTEVWVQTGYLKYRQVPHSDPARYEFLWGARAYAEASECQVLQHLLRINSMAPRFFPSVSAGSVSDEEEGA; translated from the coding sequence ATGAGTGAGCTCCGCCAGCCTGAGGCCGACCTTGAGGCCCCAGTCCCGGCCCAGGGTCCTGTGGAGGCGCCGCTGCTGGGGGCTGCGGGGGAGGAGGCCGCATCCCCCTCGTCCTCCGCCTCCCCTGGCGCCCCCTCCTTCTCCGCCTATGCCGATCCCTTGTCCCGCGAGGCACTTGTTGCGCTGATGGCTGACCTGGTGGGGTTCCTGCTCGTCAAGTTTCGTACCGGGGAGCCGACCTCCGAGGCGGAGATGCTGAGTACGGTCGTCCGGGAGCATCGGGACCACTTCCCCGTGGTCTACAGCCATGCTTGCGAGTGCCTGCTGCTGGCGTTTGGCTTGGCCGTGAAGGAGGTGGACCCCCGCGAGCGCACCTACGTCCTGgtccccaccctgggcctcacCTGGGATGCAGTGCTGAGCGACTGGCAGCGCACGCCCGAGGCCAGCCTCCCTCTGCTGGTCCTGACCATGGTCACCCTGTTTGGTGACCGCGTCCCTGAGGAGGAGGTGTGGGGAAAGCTAGGCACCCTGGGGTTTTGTGGCGGGAGGGAGCTGCTCACCGAAGTGTGGGTGCAGACGGGCTACCTGAAGTACCGGCAGGTGCCCCACAGCGACCCTGCCCGCTACGAGTTCCTGTGGGGTGCCCGGGCCTACGCGGAGGCCAGCGAGTGTCAGGTCCTGCAGCATCTGCTCAGGATCAATAGCATGGCTCCCAGGTTCTTCCCATCCGTGTCTGCAGGGAGTGTGAGCGATGAGGAAGAGGGAGCCTGA